From a single Candidatus Binataceae bacterium genomic region:
- a CDS encoding LLM class F420-dependent oxidoreductase encodes MKIGVMIAATAESGNLAEIAREAENLGYESFFIPEHPVIPVGFKTAPPGGGALPEHYGRWMDPFVGLALAAGVTRRIKLGTGICLLPEREPLVTAKMIATLDIVSGGRIILGVGAGWLKEETEATGANFGTRWKRLRETVEALRLLWTDAEASYQGDIVRFPVVRCDPKPIQKGGPPILLGAHGPKGRERVARTYDGWCPLAAKPESFKRDVAELRKLVAERGRNPDSLHIMAFVSPGDDGISSDQLKLYAETGAERLVLFSQRDAIAMAQGRTLEIIRRLAPTVERAAQL; translated from the coding sequence ATGAAAATTGGAGTGATGATCGCGGCGACGGCCGAAAGCGGAAACTTGGCGGAGATCGCTCGCGAGGCTGAAAACCTGGGCTACGAGTCGTTCTTCATACCTGAACATCCCGTCATTCCCGTCGGCTTCAAGACAGCGCCGCCGGGTGGTGGCGCGCTGCCCGAGCATTACGGACGCTGGATGGATCCATTTGTCGGGCTGGCGCTGGCCGCGGGTGTCACGCGGCGGATTAAGCTCGGCACCGGGATCTGCCTGCTACCCGAGCGCGAACCACTGGTGACCGCCAAAATGATCGCGACGCTGGATATTGTCTCGGGCGGCCGAATCATACTCGGTGTCGGCGCGGGTTGGCTCAAGGAGGAGACGGAGGCGACTGGCGCGAATTTCGGGACACGGTGGAAACGGCTGCGCGAAACCGTCGAAGCGCTACGCCTCTTATGGACGGACGCGGAGGCGAGCTATCAGGGCGATATCGTCCGTTTTCCGGTGGTGCGCTGCGATCCGAAGCCGATCCAGAAGGGCGGCCCGCCGATCCTACTTGGCGCCCACGGGCCAAAAGGCCGTGAGCGGGTGGCACGTACATACGACGGCTGGTGCCCACTCGCCGCCAAACCAGAGAGCTTCAAGCGCGACGTCGCCGAACTGCGCAAACTCGTCGCCGAGCGCGGCCGTAACCCGGACTCGCTTCATATCATGGCGTTCGTTTCGCCCGGCGACGATGGTATCTCGAGTGACCAGCTCAAGCTCTACGCGGAGACCGGCGCCGAGCGCCTGGTGCTCTTCTCGCAGCGCGATGCGATCGCGATGGCGCAGGGACGGACGCTGGAGATAATTCGCCGGCTCGCGCCGACCGTCGAGCGCGCCGCGCAGCTCTAG
- a CDS encoding copper resistance protein B: MTCLIVAAVTIAGAAANAQSSSPATPVYTQYGEPPVMDDTIFYHLLFDELEGRTNGPDNEFRWDGEGWAGTDMNKLWFKSEGFVEHGKMTDGDQEVLYDRPIPHFRFFDVQAGVRYDLDSNPGRAWGAIGVEGLAPYWFQFAPTFYFSDKGHFAGRINGSYDLLITNRLIAQPQIEMNFYSKSDRRRSVGSGLSEIDTGLRIRYEISRKFAPYVGVAYTGTFGDTATFTREEGGNPNDPRFIYGLRLWY; this comes from the coding sequence ATGACTTGCCTGATCGTGGCCGCGGTGACGATCGCCGGCGCTGCCGCTAACGCTCAATCGTCGAGTCCTGCGACGCCAGTTTACACGCAGTACGGAGAACCGCCCGTCATGGACGACACGATCTTCTACCATCTGCTATTCGATGAACTCGAAGGCCGCACCAATGGGCCCGATAATGAATTTCGTTGGGACGGTGAGGGCTGGGCCGGCACCGACATGAACAAGCTCTGGTTCAAGTCCGAAGGCTTCGTCGAGCATGGCAAAATGACCGATGGCGATCAGGAAGTGCTGTATGATCGGCCGATACCACACTTCAGGTTCTTCGACGTTCAAGCAGGCGTGCGTTACGACTTGGATTCCAATCCCGGACGCGCCTGGGGAGCTATCGGCGTCGAAGGTCTGGCGCCTTATTGGTTTCAATTCGCGCCGACCTTCTACTTTAGCGACAAAGGCCATTTCGCCGGGCGAATAAACGGCTCCTATGATCTCCTGATTACGAACCGCCTCATCGCGCAGCCGCAAATCGAAATGAATTTTTACAGCAAAAGCGACCGGCGCCGCAGCGTCGGCTCGGGCCTCTCGGAGATCGATACTGGCCTGCGCATCCGCTACGAAATCAGCCGCAAGTTCGCGCCGTATGTCGGCGTCGCTTATACCGGCACATTCGGGGACACCGCTACCTTCACGCGCGAGGAAGGCGGCAACCCCAATGATCCGCGTTTCATCTATGGCCTTCGCCTCTGGTACTAG
- a CDS encoding copper resistance system multicopper oxidase, with the protein MSSETRIGRSGSATYGSGGTNSGGITRRRFVQGVLAGGVVASLDLWRWPASAAVNAADPPTLSGNSFNLIVEQVPVNYTGRPAYATAVNGSVPGPTLRWREGDTVTLAVSNRLKDTSSIHWHGIRTPSDMDGVPGLGFPGIPPGETFVYRFPVRQSGTYWYHSHSRFQEQTGQYGALIIEPQDKHPVDYDREYVVVLSDWTDTDPEVLFSNLKQQSDYYNFHQPTVGTFLSDARTKGLGATTAERLRWGRMNMSPNDILDVSGATYTYLINGQPPATNWTGVFRPHERVRLRFINASSMSIFDVRIPGLPMAIVQTDGNDVEPIEVDELRISVAETYDAIVQPRDARAYTIFAQAEDRTGYARGTLAPAYGMSAEIPAMDPRPQRTMIDMGMQMFGMGNMSAPVMEMGDMSGMPGMEMGNMPGMSMQPANAEVRVASRAPMTGENAPGQPGPRTSAAVVGPDLGDSKAPLAQNVKARPGPQVDNVAAMPTNRLARPGEGFPPGRRVLAYSDLRAVYRGTDPRPPAREIELHLTGNMQRFIWGFNGEKFSDAEPIRLQLGERVRIILVNDTMMEHPIHLHGLWSELENGNGEFRPYKHTLNVKGGERLSFLVSADTPGQWAFHCHLLYHMEAGMFRAVIVS; encoded by the coding sequence ATGTCATCTGAAACTCGCATCGGCAGGTCTGGGTCGGCTACGTACGGGAGTGGCGGAACCAATTCCGGCGGGATCACCCGCAGACGGTTTGTTCAGGGCGTGCTCGCCGGCGGAGTAGTCGCCAGTTTGGATCTGTGGCGATGGCCGGCATCCGCAGCCGTAAACGCGGCAGATCCTCCGACGCTCTCGGGGAACTCCTTCAACCTGATCGTCGAGCAGGTTCCGGTGAACTACACCGGGCGCCCCGCCTACGCCACCGCGGTCAACGGTTCAGTCCCGGGACCCACCCTGCGATGGCGCGAGGGCGACACGGTTACGCTGGCCGTCAGCAATCGGCTTAAGGACACATCTTCCATCCACTGGCATGGAATTCGGACCCCCTCAGACATGGACGGTGTCCCAGGCCTGGGCTTTCCCGGGATTCCGCCGGGCGAGACTTTCGTCTATCGGTTTCCGGTCCGCCAGAGCGGCACCTACTGGTATCACAGCCACAGCCGCTTCCAGGAGCAGACCGGGCAATACGGCGCGCTCATTATCGAACCTCAGGATAAGCATCCGGTCGATTACGATCGCGAGTACGTGGTGGTGCTTTCGGATTGGACCGACACGGATCCGGAGGTTCTCTTCAGCAATCTCAAGCAACAGAGCGACTACTACAACTTCCATCAACCGACGGTCGGCACTTTCCTCTCGGATGCTCGAACGAAGGGCCTTGGGGCGACGACGGCGGAGCGTCTTAGATGGGGCCGCATGAACATGAGCCCCAACGACATTCTCGATGTCAGTGGGGCGACTTACACCTACCTGATTAACGGGCAACCGCCGGCAACCAATTGGACCGGCGTGTTTCGCCCTCACGAGCGTGTGCGCCTGCGCTTCATCAATGCGTCGTCGATGAGCATCTTCGATGTGCGCATCCCCGGCCTGCCGATGGCGATCGTGCAGACCGACGGCAACGACGTCGAGCCGATCGAAGTCGATGAGTTGCGGATTTCGGTCGCCGAAACTTACGACGCGATCGTGCAGCCGCGAGACGCGCGCGCCTACACGATCTTCGCGCAGGCCGAGGACCGCACTGGCTATGCGCGCGGGACCCTCGCGCCGGCTTATGGGATGAGTGCGGAAATCCCCGCCATGGACCCGCGGCCTCAACGTACGATGATCGATATGGGAATGCAGATGTTCGGCATGGGGAATATGTCGGCTCCGGTCATGGAGATGGGCGATATGTCCGGGATGCCGGGTATGGAGATGGGTAATATGCCCGGCATGAGCATGCAGCCTGCTAACGCAGAAGTTCGAGTCGCGTCGCGCGCGCCAATGACGGGTGAGAATGCGCCGGGGCAGCCCGGACCGCGCACCAGCGCCGCAGTGGTCGGTCCCGATCTCGGCGACAGCAAGGCGCCGCTTGCACAAAATGTAAAAGCCCGCCCCGGTCCGCAAGTCGATAATGTCGCCGCGATGCCAACGAATCGGTTAGCGCGCCCCGGCGAAGGCTTTCCACCGGGCCGCCGTGTGCTGGCCTATTCCGATTTACGCGCGGTCTACCGTGGAACTGATCCGCGGCCGCCGGCTCGCGAAATCGAGCTCCATCTGACCGGCAACATGCAACGCTTCATATGGGGGTTCAATGGCGAGAAATTCAGCGATGCCGAGCCGATCCGGCTGCAGCTCGGCGAGCGCGTCCGCATCATTCTGGTCAACGACACGATGATGGAACACCCGATTCATCTTCACGGGCTCTGGAGCGAGCTGGAAAACGGCAATGGTGAGTTCCGACCATACAAACACACCCTCAATGTTAAGGGCGGCGAGCGGCTGAGTTTCCTGGTCAGTGCTGATACACCGGGCCAGTGGGCCTTCCATTGTCATCTGCTCTACCACATGGAGGCGGGCATGTTTCGCGCCGTGATCGTCTCGTGA